One window from the genome of Hydractinia symbiolongicarpus strain clone_291-10 chromosome 1, HSymV2.1, whole genome shotgun sequence encodes:
- the LOC130639216 gene encoding dual specificity mitogen-activated protein kinase kinase 5-like isoform X1 — MEIEHGNNVLQLGPHPIILRIVFSPQQSIDWKINGNVTFHELLDVIDGYMQANGERKPTAFEYEDEEGDRITVRTDEELKAMIDWHQWNCEKLSNGIGVYPLVVYPRVGRSPSRRNTLGLTVDVTASSAQQATRQSSGGGSSGRKRHENIQTILSSGQIFQHDLQYLNVVGHGNGGTVHRAFHVPTQQQVAIKIIPLDITEEVQRQILSELDILFKCNSQFVIGFYGAFFIENKISICTEYMDGGSLDNYGKIEQNVLGRIAVAVVKGLQYLWHLKVIHRDVKPNNMLVNTQGHIKLCDFGVSIQLVNSIAKTYVGTNAYMAPERILGDEYGIHSDVWSLGLSLVEMSTGSFPYPSINTINNNNIDKDIIAPIELLQCIVNENPPRLSMDLFGDALRDFVEICLQKNQKSRPTPEQLSRHPFILQNDTENQNAIISEFVCSYRRLHSMDG, encoded by the exons ATGGAAATAGAACATGGTAACAATGTACTTCAGCTTGGACCACACCCAATTATCTTAAGGATAGTGTTTTCACCGCAACAATCAATTGATTGGAAAATTAATGGGAATGTTACCTTTCATGAACTGTTA GACGTGATAGATGGTTACATGCAAGCAAATGGCGAGCGAAAACCAACTGCTTTTGAGT atgaagatgaagaagGAGACAGAATTACTGTTAGGACAGACGAGGAACTAAAAGCAATGATTGATTGG CATCAATGGAATTGTGAAAAGTTATCAAATGGTATTGGAGTGTATCCCCTGGTAGTGTACCCTAGAG TCGGAAGATCGCCATCTCGTAGAAATACATTGGGCTTGACA GTGGATGTAACAGCATCGTCAGCTCAACAAGCAACTCGCCAAAGTAGTGGGGGAGGATCAAGTgg gAGAAAACGACATGAAAATATCCAAACTATCTTAAGTAGTGGCCAG atatttcagCATGACTTACAATACCTAAACGTAGTTGGACATGGTAATGGCGGAACAGTGCATCG AGCGTTTCACGTGCCCACACAGCAACAAGTTGCTATAAAG ATTATCCCGCTGGACATAACTGAAGAAGTTCAACGTCAGATACTATCTGAATtagacattctttttaaatgcaATTCTCAATTCGTAATTGGCTTCTATGGAGcgttttttattgaaaacaaaATCTCAATATGTACTGAATATATGGATGGTGGTTCGTTAGATAATTATGGGAAGATTGAGCAGAATGTGTTGGGCCGTATTGCTGTTGCT GTAGTTAAAGGTTTGCAATATTTGTGGCATCTCAAGGTGATACACAGAG atgtGAAACCGAACAATATGTTAGTGAATACGCAAGGACATATCAAACTTTGTGATTTTGGTGTTAGTATACAG TTGGTAAATTCAATCGCAAAGACCTATGTGGGTACGAATGCTTACATGGCA CCTGAAAGAATACTCGGCGATGAGTACGGAATTCATTCGGACGTTTGGAGTTTGGGTTTATCACTTGTGGAG ATGTCCACTGGTTCATTTCCTTATCCCTCG atcaacACAATAAAT aataataatatagataaagATATTATTGCT CCAATAGAGTTATTGCAGTGTATAGTAAACGAG AATCCACCGAGACTGTCTATGGATTTGTTTGGAGACGCTCTTCGAGATTTTGTCGAAATATG CTTACAAAAGAATCAAAAGTCTCGTCCAACGCCTGAACAGTTATCG CGACATCCTTTTATTCTTCAAAATGACACTGAAAATCAAAACGCAATCATATCGGAGTTTGTTTGCAGTTACCGACGTCTGCATTCAATGGACGGTTAA
- the LOC130639216 gene encoding dual specificity mitogen-activated protein kinase kinase 5-like isoform X2 — MEIEHGNNVLQLGPHPIILRIVFSPQQSIDWKINGNVTFHELLDVIDGYMQANGERKPTAFEYEDEEGDRITVRTDEELKAMIDWHQWNCEKLSNGIGVYPLVVYPRVGRSPSRRNTLGLTVDVTASSAQQATRQSSGGGSSGRKRHENIQTILSSGQIFQHDLQYLNVVGHGNGGTVHRAFHVPTQQQVAIKIIPLDITEEVQRQILSELDILFKCNSQFVIGFYGAFFIENKISICTEYMDGGSLDNYGKIEQNVLGRIAVAVVKGLQYLWHLKVIHRDVKPNNMLVNTQGHIKLCDFGVSIQLVNSIAKTYVGTNAYMAPERILGDEYGIHSDVWSLGLSLVEMSTGSFPYPSNNNIDKDIIAPIELLQCIVNENPPRLSMDLFGDALRDFVEICLQKNQKSRPTPEQLSRHPFILQNDTENQNAIISEFVCSYRRLHSMDG, encoded by the exons ATGGAAATAGAACATGGTAACAATGTACTTCAGCTTGGACCACACCCAATTATCTTAAGGATAGTGTTTTCACCGCAACAATCAATTGATTGGAAAATTAATGGGAATGTTACCTTTCATGAACTGTTA GACGTGATAGATGGTTACATGCAAGCAAATGGCGAGCGAAAACCAACTGCTTTTGAGT atgaagatgaagaagGAGACAGAATTACTGTTAGGACAGACGAGGAACTAAAAGCAATGATTGATTGG CATCAATGGAATTGTGAAAAGTTATCAAATGGTATTGGAGTGTATCCCCTGGTAGTGTACCCTAGAG TCGGAAGATCGCCATCTCGTAGAAATACATTGGGCTTGACA GTGGATGTAACAGCATCGTCAGCTCAACAAGCAACTCGCCAAAGTAGTGGGGGAGGATCAAGTgg gAGAAAACGACATGAAAATATCCAAACTATCTTAAGTAGTGGCCAG atatttcagCATGACTTACAATACCTAAACGTAGTTGGACATGGTAATGGCGGAACAGTGCATCG AGCGTTTCACGTGCCCACACAGCAACAAGTTGCTATAAAG ATTATCCCGCTGGACATAACTGAAGAAGTTCAACGTCAGATACTATCTGAATtagacattctttttaaatgcaATTCTCAATTCGTAATTGGCTTCTATGGAGcgttttttattgaaaacaaaATCTCAATATGTACTGAATATATGGATGGTGGTTCGTTAGATAATTATGGGAAGATTGAGCAGAATGTGTTGGGCCGTATTGCTGTTGCT GTAGTTAAAGGTTTGCAATATTTGTGGCATCTCAAGGTGATACACAGAG atgtGAAACCGAACAATATGTTAGTGAATACGCAAGGACATATCAAACTTTGTGATTTTGGTGTTAGTATACAG TTGGTAAATTCAATCGCAAAGACCTATGTGGGTACGAATGCTTACATGGCA CCTGAAAGAATACTCGGCGATGAGTACGGAATTCATTCGGACGTTTGGAGTTTGGGTTTATCACTTGTGGAG ATGTCCACTGGTTCATTTCCTTATCCCTCG aataataatatagataaagATATTATTGCT CCAATAGAGTTATTGCAGTGTATAGTAAACGAG AATCCACCGAGACTGTCTATGGATTTGTTTGGAGACGCTCTTCGAGATTTTGTCGAAATATG CTTACAAAAGAATCAAAAGTCTCGTCCAACGCCTGAACAGTTATCG CGACATCCTTTTATTCTTCAAAATGACACTGAAAATCAAAACGCAATCATATCGGAGTTTGTTTGCAGTTACCGACGTCTGCATTCAATGGACGGTTAA
- the LOC130639216 gene encoding dual specificity mitogen-activated protein kinase kinase 5-like isoform X3, whose translation MQANGERKPTAFEYEDEEGDRITVRTDEELKAMIDWHQWNCEKLSNGIGVYPLVVYPRVGRSPSRRNTLGLTVDVTASSAQQATRQSSGGGSSGRKRHENIQTILSSGQIFQHDLQYLNVVGHGNGGTVHRAFHVPTQQQVAIKIIPLDITEEVQRQILSELDILFKCNSQFVIGFYGAFFIENKISICTEYMDGGSLDNYGKIEQNVLGRIAVAVVKGLQYLWHLKVIHRDVKPNNMLVNTQGHIKLCDFGVSIQLVNSIAKTYVGTNAYMAPERILGDEYGIHSDVWSLGLSLVEMSTGSFPYPSINTINNNNIDKDIIAPIELLQCIVNENPPRLSMDLFGDALRDFVEICLQKNQKSRPTPEQLSRHPFILQNDTENQNAIISEFVCSYRRLHSMDG comes from the exons ATGCAAGCAAATGGCGAGCGAAAACCAACTGCTTTTGAGT atgaagatgaagaagGAGACAGAATTACTGTTAGGACAGACGAGGAACTAAAAGCAATGATTGATTGG CATCAATGGAATTGTGAAAAGTTATCAAATGGTATTGGAGTGTATCCCCTGGTAGTGTACCCTAGAG TCGGAAGATCGCCATCTCGTAGAAATACATTGGGCTTGACA GTGGATGTAACAGCATCGTCAGCTCAACAAGCAACTCGCCAAAGTAGTGGGGGAGGATCAAGTgg gAGAAAACGACATGAAAATATCCAAACTATCTTAAGTAGTGGCCAG atatttcagCATGACTTACAATACCTAAACGTAGTTGGACATGGTAATGGCGGAACAGTGCATCG AGCGTTTCACGTGCCCACACAGCAACAAGTTGCTATAAAG ATTATCCCGCTGGACATAACTGAAGAAGTTCAACGTCAGATACTATCTGAATtagacattctttttaaatgcaATTCTCAATTCGTAATTGGCTTCTATGGAGcgttttttattgaaaacaaaATCTCAATATGTACTGAATATATGGATGGTGGTTCGTTAGATAATTATGGGAAGATTGAGCAGAATGTGTTGGGCCGTATTGCTGTTGCT GTAGTTAAAGGTTTGCAATATTTGTGGCATCTCAAGGTGATACACAGAG atgtGAAACCGAACAATATGTTAGTGAATACGCAAGGACATATCAAACTTTGTGATTTTGGTGTTAGTATACAG TTGGTAAATTCAATCGCAAAGACCTATGTGGGTACGAATGCTTACATGGCA CCTGAAAGAATACTCGGCGATGAGTACGGAATTCATTCGGACGTTTGGAGTTTGGGTTTATCACTTGTGGAG ATGTCCACTGGTTCATTTCCTTATCCCTCG atcaacACAATAAAT aataataatatagataaagATATTATTGCT CCAATAGAGTTATTGCAGTGTATAGTAAACGAG AATCCACCGAGACTGTCTATGGATTTGTTTGGAGACGCTCTTCGAGATTTTGTCGAAATATG CTTACAAAAGAATCAAAAGTCTCGTCCAACGCCTGAACAGTTATCG CGACATCCTTTTATTCTTCAAAATGACACTGAAAATCAAAACGCAATCATATCGGAGTTTGTTTGCAGTTACCGACGTCTGCATTCAATGGACGGTTAA